Genomic window (Rosa chinensis cultivar Old Blush chromosome 6, RchiOBHm-V2, whole genome shotgun sequence):
agaaaaaaaaaaattccattggAGAACAAACAATTAAAGGCCGCATGTTTTCATATCTGTTAAATAATGTGAGACCATAGGTGCCTAGGCAAAAGTGAATAAAAGAAGGgggaaaaaacaaaattaagaaCTATAATCTTACTccctcaaaaaaataaaagtataatCTTAttgaatcaaaagaaaaattacacaCAACTAGACAAGAAATCTACTGAGAAGAACTCCCATAAACACCAACAAAAACACTAGGCAGCGGAGAAAACCAACTTAAAAGCAAAAGCATTAACTAACTGCTGCAAATCAATATTAAGTGAATAGCAAAAACGAGATATTTCTAAAACATAGAGAAAGCATATCCCATAAAGATGCCCAAAAGCGAACTCATCCGCCTTTACATTGTCAAAAGTTCTTTTGTTCCTCTCCATCTAGATGACCCAAAACACTATAGTATACCACATCTCCCCAGAACTAACCCCTTCGTTCTTCCTTGAAACTAAACTTTCGCATGATAACTCGAACAAATGTAAAATCagttattaatttattaaaagctACCATTTTtgagaaaaaccaaaaccataCAGAGAAAGTAATGGaactatatatatctatatgattACATAATTATGTAACCATAGCCTCACCTAAAGGCACTTACCAATTACCAGACACTTAATAATTCTAGGGAGAGTGGAAAGATATATGCTAAGTTCCCCATTAGGTACGGTAGGTGGGTTTAAGTTGAAATGGAGCAAGTCCACGGCATTTCTATCCATGATACTTTATCCAAATAAACCTCCCACTTTTGTGTATGTACATAGGCTGGAGGGGTTTGCATGTTGCATGAAGAAATTTACAAAACATGGAAGCAAATGTGGAAGAAATGATCTCAAGTATAAGAAAATGAAGGGACAAACTTGCGCGGACAAGGGAAGTTAGTCAGAGACTGAGAGTTACCTGCAGCACTGCCAACTGAATCCTGATGACATGCAGGGTTCTGCTCTGAAGTTCTTGCGATTACACTTGAGTGTTCTGAGGTCGGTTTCCTTCTTAGGTGGGTCCCCTTAAAACAAGACGCTATATGATCCATCTGGGGCCTTTCCATAGTGACGTTAGAATCAGCGGTGCTTTCCAGCAGAGTTTCATTCCTTGGAGAGATGATCTTCTGAGAACGCCTATCTCGAACAACAATGAACTGCAAACAATTCAAGAAGATAAGAAATACAGGAAGAAGGGCAATAAATAAGATTACCAACAAACCAACATGCTCACAAAGAAAATAGATATATACCAGATTTGACTCCCTGACCTGGTCAGAAGAATTATAAGTCTTGAAAGGCAACTCTTCTGATGGATGTATCCCCTGAACATACTTTTGTGGATGGCAGTCCCGCAAATGCCTGGAATGGTACAATTTATTTACAAATGATGTTTCTAAGGAATTTATATACGATCTGTGCTTCTCATTTGTCCACTCTGTGGCTGTGCCCTGAAATGGAATATCACAATCAAGTAAACAAAAGGAAGAATGGAGCTTAATTCGGATCGCAAggaatatttcaacagttaaagtaaaagaaaatcaTAAAAGAAACTTTTCCaagatttatttttttaattagaaaATTTGCAATCAAGTTCATAATAGTCAATTGTAGAAGGTGCCGACcacaccttttctttttcatattatTCACAGGCAAGCAGATGGAAGAGGTGTTTTGGCTCAAGCAAATAGCAAAAAAAATGCTAGGCTTGTGGCTTATAAGGTATAGACTAGAACCTGCAGTCAGGAACTGTATAACATAAATTACTGAAAGAGAAAAACTATTAATAATAATGATCTCAGTAGAGAGTGAGGGAGATACTTGGACGTCTATATGAAGCTAAATTCCTAAATTACAGTGCGTGCATGAATCAGGAACTAAGACGTAAGTCATGAAAAAGTTCAAGCATTGGGGACAAGCGACCTCCAGCAAATCCCAATTAAAAAGATTGTTTGCCTCCACTGGTTGGTAAAACCAAGGAAATAGCCTAGTGCCCAAAAGTAAGACCCTCAGATAATATCCATGAAGCAATCAACTGAATCAAGCACTGGAGTTAGAGTATCATGAGTAAGTCATCTCCAACACTAGAAACAAACTTGATCATCATATGCTGGAATACCGGTAAAACCTGATCTGATGTACCAATTACTAAAGTACTTTATATAGATCTCTTTTTAGCCGCCACATTGTAATCCATATAACCATTTTCCAAAAACTACTTACTGAGGCACGAAGAAAaacagaaccaaaaaaaaaagcctcCATGACCTCAATAAATTTAACTTCTCTAGTCTCTACCTTTTAGTCCTAAATAGGTAGCTAGCTGCCGTGCCGATAAGGAAGGAAAAACATCCATAATTTAGTGCTCATCACAATTCTGGACTCATAATCCCACACGAAATTCAATTTCGAACTCGAATTCCTTTGcataaaattgaaaaccatgtTCACCACTCTCTGAATCCACAGCTTCCAAAAATATCTTCATCAGCATTATTTCCACAAATTCAAACACAAATATCACCATTTATTCCTCAATCAACGTTACACAATCAGAGAAATGAGATCTCCTTTTTCAGTGCAGCATTTTGTTCTAAAACACTTATTTAATATTTATAAACAAACAGACCGAAACAAAATTAGATTTgattccaaaaacaaaaaaacaaaaacactgaCATGCAAATCACCGAGCGCCATCATAGGATTCAAAGCACAAtggatgaaaaaaaaatcaggacGGAAAACTGAAAATCAATAGATTACCGGTGTTGCATGCGCGCAAGTCCGCAGAGCAACGAAGGAGGACGACGCCGAGTTGGAGCCGCCGGTCCGAGTCAACTCGCTCCTGAACTCGGGATCCGAATTCGGCGGAGGAATATGCTCTTCCATTTCGATTTTCGGTTCTCTGATCAGAAAATGCAAAACGGTGCGTTTTGGAAACGTGCTCCTGAGCTTCTGGCTaagaacctctctctctctctctctctttttctctatcTATTCAGAGAGGTCGTGAAGAAtgcgaggaggaggagaagaagaaagaagacccAGAGAGAGGGACTTTTTGTTATTGGGGAGCCAATGAAAGGCTCCACATTGGCGACCTTTTCCACGTGTCAAGCGGTGCCACGTCGGCTCTACGAAATATCTTGGTCCGAGGTCATGCCAGATATTTTCTAAATCCTTTGGAAGGAACTCAAGGAAGGGAAAGGAAGGGAGAGTGTCTCTCACGCGCGGGTGTGGGGggatattttgtttctttttgattGTCTGCTTGCGTCTGTAGAGAGGATAAGCACGAGGCTGCAGTCGGCGGCAGACACGTGATGCGAGATCGAAAGGGAAAGATCTGAGGAATTAACGATAAGTGACGGACGCGTGGTTCCCCATTAGGTCAAATATCAATTTTGCCCGTCCGTTCAGGTAGTAAATGAAGTAGGTTCCGAATTCTGATATTTTCAAAAAccctgatttttgttttttgtttttttttgggtacagaAAGCCCTGATATTTTCAATTCCATGATATTTTTGGAACAGAAATGacagaaaatcaaaatcaactgACATTTCGAAAATGTGTCGAGAGTGTCAGGATCGTGACACAGCTCCAGTTTGAAGTGTCGTCGTTTCTTAAGCTCGTTCCGTCGACAACAATAACAAATGTATTTTAGGCATATGTCTAAAAAAAGGCATATTCCTGGCCTTTGAGGCAAATTAATGACAAGACACAAGGCAATCAATGGGAATGAATAAAGTAGGAATGAAAGATTTAGAGGATAAATTCAATTGTTG
Coding sequences:
- the LOC112174007 gene encoding cold-regulated protein 28 isoform X2 — encoded protein: MEEHIPPPNSDPEFRSELTRTGGSNSASSSFVALRTCAHATPGTATEWTNEKHRSYINSLETSFVNKLYHSRHLRDCHPQKYVQGIHPSEELPFKTYNSSDQFIVVRDRRSQKIISPRNETLLESTADSNVTMERPQMDHIASCFKGTHLRRKPTSEHSSVIARTSEQNPACHQDSVGSAAEVSGQNFVVEDNRGKLNCEFIPKRLKRASPNSSSNDQLVPLGNFDTKELSMAHIASSGREEQGHHQLLLEDRECFICPKSICTDS
- the LOC112174007 gene encoding cold-regulated protein 28 isoform X1, with protein sequence MEEHIPPPNSDPEFRSELTRTGGSNSASSSFVALRTCAHATPGTATEWTNEKHRSYINSLETSFVNKLYHSRHLRDCHPQKYVQGIHPSEELPFKTYNSSDQVRESNLFIVVRDRRSQKIISPRNETLLESTADSNVTMERPQMDHIASCFKGTHLRRKPTSEHSSVIARTSEQNPACHQDSVGSAAEVSGQNFVVEDNRGKLNCEFIPKRLKRASPNSSSNDQLVPLGNFDTKELSMAHIASSGREEQGHHQLLLEDRECFICPKSICTDS